A segment of the Anabrus simplex isolate iqAnaSimp1 chromosome 11, ASM4041472v1, whole genome shotgun sequence genome:
accacggccgcttccttcccacttctagccctttcctatctcttctatcctctttgtcgccataagacctatctgtgttggtgcgacgtaaagcaaattgatttatatttaatatgtgggctacttattgtgtacacaggtatttttatatgtaattctctctctatatatacagtatacgtgagttgtgactttcagagaactgtggaaaaccattagatagtgtataaaatttaagttatgtcagtattttaacaggcgtacaatgtttacatcgtgtattggtgacagagtgctgtctccctctctctctcccccccttgcccgctcctcatcacattgcgccacagcagttctagataattccactccgattggacactgatccccacctgcacatctataccgccctgtaacttgtagatacacaattcccacaattttgaaatgtaacttcgttatatcagaaaggacggggcaatcagaaatgtattatttcccagcaaagttataacattcttaatctcatggaatggctcttacaatggtacagctaactcctcggcttctcttctttcttcttcttcttcttcatcttcctcctccgattcactgcttccatgatgaatgactagttcctccacttcaggaagacctctcacctcattattgtagaactcgacaatcttcttctcagtgtgttttacttcatttctccacatctctgctgtcacctataagatatattgaagtatcacaacctgacaagtatattataaactccacttgcatatatccaataaataacatttccacttggcctacctgatcaagagattctttccacacagctgtagctctgtccaatccgtgaccaggtcttgaagccactgttttgttataatactgttttgccacagaccatacaaattcgatggcattgaaaaatgagtggtatggaggaagtcgtaagacagtatggccttcactgtgcagcatctcgtcaacaatgtacctggttttaaagaaacagagaaatattgttatgcatacatgaaagtcaaatacacgagtgtaaacaacattatctaaacttatgtttacgtgcttctgtacctctttaagtgacttcgattcatattacacaacctttgcagctcatcttttgtggcattttctggtggagaaactccattctgccttaaccatgactgtaaattaaaggaaaaataaaaattaatttctgtaacatcattaaacatcattcagtagaaggaaatattcaattaagtataattaccactaattgatccttcctccatttcgttgttggttgatgctcaacaaccttacagtgatatggtgcattatccattacaataacacagggtcctatatttcttaatcctacgattaattgcgtcttcacccacatctgaaatttctcgctgttcatagcaccatggtaatcctgatttctcttcaagtttgtagcaaatatcaaatcagcacctgtaagaattttaagttttagtatgaagttatttgttctaaaaaaagtataggcctattaataaaaaatgtgatttctgttgaatgatacaaaaagctgtctgattttaagtaaaaccaactactgtgtagcaaagtcacctgatgatgaagtcaattaattactacttacactactttatcgtaacatctctcatgaatgtatctccattagtaggcctatatctggattagaagtccacgatcacttgcataaaagatataagtataaacacccatttcaataccttagaacaaatgtaattgctgcgaacactgaacctatatcaggcagtaagaaataagaagcttggaaggtgttcaacagtcaggtatcaagcactgattcaggtggagattgtcgaatgcagaataaacataataaataggcctacaatacaagtaatttactgatacaaatatccagtaatattatatgaaaatacactgagtaagttttgattgaaatacctctctaaggttaatcattggcctaaagtgaatacctgcaagtctttttaataacagtggagaagtcaaaatcaaaaaccacgtacagagctcaatgagcggtaagttataatgccacttccgacctagtgccagtcaatttcaatcaatcagtcaccactgatctgcacttaggacagaagatgtagtttcagggataggcctagtattttcttcaataattgcaaagaatttggaaatttattgaacatctcccttggtaaattattccaatccctaactcccttcttaaaaaaaaacaaatatttgccccacttttcatcaactttatcactgtactgtgatcttacctacttttaaaataccactgaaacgtattcgtctaccaatgtcattccacaccacctatccaccgacagctcggaatataccacttagtccagcaacttgtctcctttcacccaagtcttcccagcccaaacccgacaaaatttttgtaacgctactcttttgtcagaaatcacccacaacaaatcgtgcttctgtcttttgaacttttccaattctcaaaccaagtaatcccagtgagggtctcatacacagaaactgtacttaagttggggtcttatcagagacttatgtgccccccccgcctgcatccgtactacaaaccctaaataccctcataactatgtaaagagagatcacctcactacaataaaatgaagtaaaataaattaagaacataccaggtacaaagccatccttcgttccagcatgaacaataaccagtcttcctccctcagacacaggtcgacgaattactccttgaacatcatgtccagatttgtgtggtttattccaggagtatgtgggtgaccctgaaagacaaatgcacaattgaaaccaaagacacctgatgaagataaattattccaagattttttaaatataaaatgtaatatataacatatatattcaccattcataaaaatccaagtctcatccaagaaaacaacaggttttggtttctcactgtccttattacgcatgtattccctcagaaaacaggatctcttaaaacaaatgtcttcattttctctaacatacgcatagggatcacctttactccacacaaaccccatggccttcaaaattcttcttaatgatgtttcggagcccttgtacaaataagtgtcataatttgctttcatgtggtcgaaaacctttcttacagttacgacttctcctgtgggaagaaaaaagagagttacaagggactcaaaagagctgtatgacaatacatgcacaaaacatttctgggagcttatctcacctgcgtgccaatttctataaataatgttgcaatagattccttatgaagtcaccttacctttatgtaatttatcataaataaaccttgctatcgcttccttagaaaaactgtctatgccggtcactggatgttcacgctttcggcgtttacctggtgtagaaaattcaac
Coding sequences within it:
- the LOC137502700 gene encoding uncharacterized protein; translation: MNRSHLKRYIVDEMLHSEGHTVLRLPPYHSFFNAIEFVWSVAKQYYNKTVASRPGHGLDRATAVWKESLDQVTAEMWRNEVKHTEKKIVEFYNNEVRGLPEVEELVIHHGSSESEEEDEEEEEERREAEELAVPL